One genomic region from Haloterrigena gelatinilytica encodes:
- a CDS encoding amphi-Trp domain-containing protein, translating into MPEDVLFEFERRMDRAEIADYLRTVADSLERGDPVSLEAGGESVTMTPPSRPTFEIKAERETSSSAPEGPGELGLEFELEWEEGEDRSDDGELTID; encoded by the coding sequence ATGCCGGAAGACGTCCTCTTCGAGTTCGAACGGCGGATGGATCGGGCCGAGATCGCCGACTACCTCCGAACGGTTGCCGACAGCCTCGAGCGCGGCGACCCGGTCAGCCTCGAGGCCGGCGGGGAGTCGGTGACGATGACGCCGCCGTCACGACCCACCTTCGAGATCAAGGCCGAACGCGAGACCTCGAGTTCGGCGCCCGAGGGCCCGGGCGAACTCGGACTCGAGTTCGAACTCGAGTGGGAGGAAGGGGAGGATCGATCCGATGACGGGGAGCTGACGATCGACTAG